The Sphingorhabdus sp. Alg231-15 genome has a segment encoding these proteins:
- a CDS encoding anti-sigma factor domain-containing protein codes for MVEETEPQKDDEALAAELVLGLLDGDEKAVALRKQLSDPKFAQYVDDWNQRVDPLFQEFKDAEPAASVWASIEDRLDNGSSGGDVVQMKRWRTGAIVSGALAACLALALIVGPGPFAPTSEPQSVAVAQLTGNIEGLVLAVSYNPETAEMRVDVNGMPETETAPELWVVGKDGVPRSLGQIGRDGISAMTVPSDHRKLINSAATLQLSMEPPSEIPHAKPTGEPVATGKITII; via the coding sequence ATGGTTGAAGAAACGGAGCCTCAGAAAGATGATGAAGCGCTGGCTGCTGAATTGGTGCTAGGGCTGCTCGATGGTGATGAGAAGGCCGTGGCGCTTCGGAAGCAATTGTCCGATCCGAAGTTTGCGCAATATGTTGATGATTGGAATCAACGGGTCGATCCATTGTTTCAGGAATTTAAGGACGCGGAGCCAGCGGCGTCTGTCTGGGCGAGTATAGAAGATCGTCTGGATAACGGATCGTCAGGTGGCGATGTGGTTCAGATGAAACGCTGGCGCACCGGAGCGATTGTCTCGGGCGCACTGGCCGCCTGTCTGGCGCTCGCACTCATTGTCGGTCCAGGCCCCTTTGCGCCAACTTCCGAGCCCCAATCTGTAGCGGTTGCGCAACTAACCGGCAACATTGAAGGCCTCGTTCTCGCCGTATCATACAACCCCGAAACTGCCGAAATGCGGGTCGATGTAAACGGCATGCCAGAAACCGAAACTGCCCCGGAACTGTGGGTTGTCGGCAAAGACGGCGTGCCCCGCTCCCTGGGCCAAATCGGCCGCGACGGCATCAGCGCCATGACTGTCCCCAGCGACCACCGCAAACTGATCAACTCCGCGGCCACATTGCAACTTTCAATGGAACCTCCCTCTGAAATACCCCATGCCAAACCCACCGGTGAACCAGTAGCTACCGGCAAAATAACAATTATCTGA
- a CDS encoding sigma-70 family RNA polymerase sigma factor, which yields MPQSNETDRARAQLSALIGQAAGGDRQAFQDIYNLTSAKLFGVCLRILNDRQASEDALQDAYVKVWRNAGRFDAQRASPITWLATIARNTAIDRKRSGGTRVMVSEDAIKDMAADEQSALERLEKQEGSDILNKCLDSLEARQRNVIRTAFFEGHSYNELAQKLDTPLGTVKSWVRRGLKRLKDCMDDG from the coding sequence ATGCCCCAATCCAATGAAACAGATCGCGCTCGCGCACAACTATCTGCCTTGATCGGTCAGGCCGCCGGTGGTGACCGTCAGGCGTTTCAAGATATATATAATCTCACATCGGCGAAACTTTTTGGCGTTTGCCTTCGTATCTTAAATGATCGCCAAGCATCGGAAGATGCGCTGCAGGACGCTTATGTTAAAGTCTGGCGTAATGCCGGGCGGTTTGATGCACAGCGGGCCAGTCCGATAACCTGGCTGGCGACGATAGCCCGCAACACCGCGATTGACCGGAAACGATCAGGCGGTACCAGGGTTATGGTTTCGGAGGACGCCATAAAGGATATGGCGGCGGATGAGCAAAGTGCATTGGAGAGGCTGGAAAAACAGGAAGGTTCGGATATTTTGAACAAATGCCTCGATAGTCTGGAAGCACGGCAGCGTAATGTTATCCGTACGGCTTTCTTTGAAGGGCATAGTTATAACGAGTTGGCGCAGAAACTGGATACGCCTCTGGGGACGGTCAAAAGCTGGGTTCGCCGGGGATTGAAGCGCCTGAAGGATTGCATGGACGATGGTTGA
- a CDS encoding pyridoxal-phosphate dependent enzyme, which yields MTEQLLLDPTRKPSAAGVERAAGKVADILPKTPLLPLTVDGKTIWCKAESLQPIGAFKIRGGWHRLTDLSEEQRKCGVVAFSSGNHAQGVAWAAHRLGVRATIIMPADAPLAKLENTKKLGAEVITYDRLADSREELAAEMAGESGAVVVPSFDDPWIIEGQGSTGVEIREQMIAQAGGPPDHLVACCGGGGLASGISLVNPEADLTVVEPEGWDDMKRSLEGGRIVPVQENPPPTECDALQTLLVSPLTFDVLKARNANAVFVTKAEVHHAMRVAFKKLRLVVEPGGAVALAAILSGKAPVTDRTAITISGGNVDPERFARIIGA from the coding sequence ATGACAGAGCAATTACTTTTGGACCCGACCCGCAAACCAAGTGCAGCGGGGGTTGAACGGGCCGCTGGAAAAGTTGCCGATATTCTTCCCAAAACGCCGCTATTGCCTTTGACTGTCGACGGCAAGACTATCTGGTGCAAGGCGGAAAGCCTGCAACCTATCGGGGCCTTCAAGATACGCGGTGGCTGGCACCGTCTGACCGATCTCAGTGAAGAGCAACGCAAGTGCGGCGTGGTGGCCTTTTCCAGCGGTAATCATGCGCAGGGCGTGGCCTGGGCAGCGCATCGCCTTGGGGTCAGGGCGACCATCATCATGCCTGCCGATGCACCGCTGGCGAAGCTGGAGAATACAAAGAAGCTGGGCGCAGAGGTGATCACCTATGATCGTCTTGCTGATTCCCGGGAAGAACTGGCGGCAGAAATGGCCGGCGAAAGTGGCGCGGTTGTGGTTCCCAGCTTTGATGATCCGTGGATTATTGAAGGGCAGGGCAGCACTGGTGTCGAAATTCGGGAACAGATGATTGCGCAGGCGGGTGGGCCGCCCGATCACCTGGTGGCCTGCTGTGGCGGCGGCGGGCTGGCTTCCGGCATTTCACTAGTCAATCCCGAGGCTGATCTCACAGTGGTCGAGCCAGAGGGTTGGGATGACATGAAACGGTCACTGGAAGGCGGCAGAATCGTGCCAGTGCAGGAAAATCCGCCGCCCACAGAATGTGATGCCCTGCAGACGCTTTTGGTTTCACCGCTGACCTTTGATGTTTTGAAGGCGCGTAACGCCAATGCTGTGTTTGTGACCAAGGCGGAAGTGCATCACGCGATGCGGGTTGCGTTTAAAAAGTTGCGTCTGGTTGTCGAACCGGGTGGAGCGGTTGCTTTGGCTGCAATTTTGTCAGGTAAGGCTCCTGTAACCGACCGAACCGCGATTACAATTTCGGGGGGCAATGTCGATCCGGAACGGTTTGCCCGGATAATAGGTGCTTGA
- a CDS encoding saccharopine dehydrogenase C-terminal domain-containing protein yields MSKLLVIGAGGVSSVAVHKMAQLIAANTGPFSEIFLASRTLSKCEAIAASVKERTGVAIETAQIDADDVPAMSALIEKVQPALVVNLALPYQDLPIMDACLATKTDYLDTANYEPRDEAKFEYKWQWDYQDRFKDAGIMALLGSGFDPGVTSIFTSWLKKHHFDRIDTVDILDCNGGDHGQHFATNFNPEINIREVTAPARHWQNGEWVETPALSHKQEFDFEAVGPKNMYLMYHEEIESLKTHIPEIKRIRFWMTFGDAYLTHLEVLQNVGMTRIDPVIYEGREIIPLQFLKAVLPEPASLGETTKGNTNIGVIATGEKDGVQKTLYVKNICSHEAAFEETGNQGVSYTTGVPAMIGSALMLSGKWAGDGVFNMEEFDPDPFMEMLNEHGLPWTLEELDGPLAF; encoded by the coding sequence ATGAGCAAGCTTCTGGTGATTGGTGCAGGCGGTGTCAGTTCGGTCGCCGTGCACAAGATGGCGCAGCTGATAGCGGCAAATACAGGTCCGTTTTCAGAGATATTTCTGGCCAGTCGCACGCTGTCCAAATGTGAAGCCATTGCCGCGTCCGTGAAAGAACGCACTGGCGTGGCTATCGAAACTGCACAAATTGATGCTGATGACGTGCCCGCCATGTCCGCGCTTATCGAAAAGGTACAGCCTGCCTTGGTCGTCAATCTGGCACTGCCTTATCAGGATTTGCCGATCATGGACGCATGCCTCGCGACAAAGACCGACTATCTCGACACCGCCAATTACGAACCGCGCGATGAAGCCAAGTTCGAATATAAATGGCAATGGGATTATCAGGATCGTTTCAAGGATGCCGGTATCATGGCGTTGCTAGGGTCGGGCTTTGACCCCGGCGTAACCTCCATATTCACTTCATGGCTCAAGAAGCACCATTTCGATCGGATCGACACGGTCGACATATTGGATTGCAATGGCGGTGATCATGGCCAGCATTTCGCTACCAACTTCAATCCCGAAATCAATATCCGCGAAGTGACCGCTCCTGCCCGTCATTGGCAAAATGGCGAATGGGTTGAGACCCCTGCCCTGTCACATAAGCAGGAATTTGATTTTGAGGCTGTCGGCCCGAAAAACATGTATCTGATGTATCATGAGGAGATTGAATCCCTCAAAACCCACATTCCCGAAATCAAACGAATCCGGTTCTGGATGACCTTTGGCGATGCCTATCTCACCCATCTTGAAGTGTTGCAGAATGTCGGCATGACCCGGATTGATCCGGTAATCTATGAAGGCCGTGAAATCATTCCGCTGCAATTCCTGAAAGCGGTCCTGCCTGAACCGGCCAGCCTTGGTGAAACAACCAAAGGCAATACCAATATCGGGGTGATTGCGACGGGCGAAAAAGACGGCGTCCAGAAAACGCTCTATGTCAAAAATATCTGCAGCCACGAAGCGGCGTTTGAAGAAACTGGCAATCAGGGTGTGAGCTACACCACTGGCGTACCGGCGATGATCGGCTCAGCTCTGATGCTATCCGGCAAATGGGCCGGTGATGGTGTCTTCAATATGGAAGAATTTGATCCTGATCCGTTTATGGAAATGCTGAACGAGCATGGCTTGCCATGGACGCTGGAAGAGCTCGACGGGCCTTTAGCGTTTTAA
- a CDS encoding carboxynorspermidine decarboxylase — METKAGDPGAFAHFDLKRVPSPAFVVDETAVRRNLEILADIKARSGAKVLLALKAFSMWSLAPLIDQYLDGFCASGLWEAKLAKEQFNGSISTYSPAYKADDLAEIATLSDHVTFNNPAQIERWKSEADLGLDDCGIGLRLNPEIALGETPKYDPSQQHSRLGFPVSQLEPGHFNAISGVHFHNLCEQNFDALEQTWAKIEPQIAPHFDKLKWINLGGGHHITRDDYDREALVQFLSDLKAKSGCDIYLEPGEAVALDAGILVGEILDVFDNDMPIGITDISATCHMPDVIEAPYRPAMLNEREDGNTIRLGGPSCLAGDIIGDYQLPEPADIGQRIAFLDQAHYSMVKTNTFNGVPLPSIWLWNSETDELRCVKQFDWTEFRDRLS; from the coding sequence ATGGAAACCAAAGCAGGCGATCCCGGCGCATTTGCGCATTTTGATCTGAAGCGGGTCCCCTCTCCTGCCTTTGTGGTGGATGAAACTGCGGTTCGTCGGAACCTTGAAATATTAGCCGATATAAAGGCGCGATCCGGTGCTAAAGTCCTGCTTGCACTCAAAGCGTTTTCCATGTGGTCCCTTGCACCGTTGATAGATCAATATCTTGACGGCTTTTGTGCATCGGGACTTTGGGAAGCGAAGCTGGCCAAAGAGCAATTTAATGGTTCTATCAGCACTTATTCCCCGGCCTATAAAGCTGATGATCTTGCCGAGATTGCTACCCTGTCCGATCATGTCACTTTCAACAATCCGGCGCAGATTGAAAGATGGAAAAGTGAAGCCGATTTAGGTCTCGATGACTGCGGCATTGGTCTGCGCTTAAATCCTGAAATTGCGCTGGGTGAAACACCAAAATATGACCCCAGCCAGCAGCATAGCCGATTGGGTTTTCCGGTTTCACAGCTAGAACCCGGTCATTTCAATGCTATTTCCGGTGTGCATTTTCATAATCTGTGTGAACAGAATTTCGATGCCTTGGAGCAAACTTGGGCCAAGATCGAACCGCAAATCGCGCCCCATTTCGACAAGCTCAAATGGATCAATCTGGGCGGCGGTCATCATATCACGCGGGATGATTATGATCGTGAGGCACTGGTACAATTCCTTTCCGACCTCAAGGCCAAATCAGGCTGCGATATCTATCTTGAACCGGGCGAAGCGGTTGCTCTTGATGCCGGGATATTGGTTGGTGAGATACTGGATGTATTCGACAACGATATGCCAATCGGTATCACTGACATATCCGCTACCTGTCATATGCCCGATGTCATCGAAGCGCCTTATCGTCCCGCCATGCTGAACGAGCGCGAGGACGGAAATACAATAAGGCTGGGCGGACCGAGTTGTCTCGCTGGCGATATTATCGGCGACTATCAGCTACCGGAGCCTGCGGATATTGGTCAGAGGATCGCATTTCTCGATCAGGCCCATTATTCGATGGTCAAGACCAACACTTTTAATGGGGTACCGCTGCCCTCCATCTGGCTGTGGAACAGCGAAACCGATGAATTGCGTTGCGTGAAGCAGTTTGACTGGACCGAGTTTCGGGATCGGCTGAGCTAA
- a CDS encoding type III PLP-dependent enzyme yields the protein MHNFHDAQELTKALCPDIPVLLNRPHAARRAARYFVEQFPGKSLYAVKANPSPALLRLLFSEGVTHYDVASIEEVRLVHSTLPEAILCFMHPIKSEAVIREAYHDHGVRVFSLDSIEELDKIERATNGAEDLTLFVRIKVASEFAQISLASKFGIDVDDSAILLQRARQAADQFGICFHVGSQAMTPLAYVHALERVRTAIVEASVTVDIVNVGGGFPSIYPDMAPPSLNHYFSAIDRTFEDLPISYSAELWCEPGRALAAEYNSLIVKVEQRRGDELYINDGAYGTLFDAAHIGWRFPVQLLGEGANEAALTEYSFYGPTCDDMDHMAGPFVLPEDVKAGDYIEIGMLGAYGSAMRTKFNGYGSIDDYDVADEPMSSVYVGDNLDRTDHENVVSFPGA from the coding sequence TTGCACAATTTCCATGATGCGCAGGAGCTGACGAAGGCTCTTTGCCCCGACATTCCAGTATTACTGAACCGCCCGCACGCTGCGCGGCGCGCGGCGCGTTACTTTGTCGAGCAATTTCCCGGCAAGTCGCTTTACGCCGTTAAGGCAAACCCCTCGCCTGCCCTTTTGCGGTTGTTGTTCAGTGAAGGCGTGACCCATTATGATGTCGCGTCAATTGAAGAGGTGCGCCTGGTTCACAGCACGCTGCCCGAAGCGATTTTGTGCTTCATGCATCCAATCAAGTCCGAAGCGGTAATCCGCGAAGCCTATCATGATCACGGTGTACGAGTGTTCTCGCTCGATTCCATCGAAGAGCTTGATAAGATTGAGCGAGCGACCAATGGCGCAGAAGATTTGACGCTTTTTGTGCGGATCAAAGTTGCATCAGAATTTGCGCAGATCAGCCTCGCATCCAAATTTGGCATTGATGTTGATGATTCCGCCATTCTCTTGCAGCGCGCGCGTCAGGCTGCTGACCAGTTCGGCATATGTTTCCACGTCGGCAGTCAGGCAATGACTCCGCTTGCCTATGTCCATGCACTGGAACGCGTTCGGACTGCGATTGTTGAGGCGTCTGTCACCGTGGACATTGTCAATGTCGGGGGCGGTTTTCCATCCATCTATCCCGACATGGCCCCGCCATCGCTCAATCACTATTTCAGCGCGATTGACCGGACGTTTGAAGATTTGCCAATCAGCTATTCCGCGGAACTCTGGTGTGAGCCGGGTCGCGCGCTGGCAGCGGAATATAATTCACTTATCGTCAAGGTCGAACAACGCCGCGGCGACGAGTTGTACATCAACGATGGTGCATATGGCACATTGTTTGATGCCGCGCATATTGGCTGGCGCTTTCCGGTGCAGTTGCTTGGCGAAGGAGCAAACGAAGCGGCATTGACCGAATATAGTTTCTATGGCCCCACCTGCGACGATATGGATCATATGGCCGGACCATTTGTGCTGCCCGAAGACGTGAAAGCGGGCGATTATATCGAGATCGGTATGCTGGGCGCTTATGGATCGGCGATGCGGACCAAGTTTAACGGTTATGGATCGATCGATGATTATGATGTCGCGGATGAACCCATGTCCAGCGTCTATGTCGGCGATAATCTCGATCGGACTGATCATGAAAATGTGGTGTCTTTCCCCGGCGCATAG
- a CDS encoding MAPEG family protein, with the protein MSTAILAPAALLVIWSIIMLFWMAGTRLPAAKKMGLDITAKPGGRGPDIDPNMPDKVAWKSHNYTHLMEQPTLFYATVIILAIAEAGTGINLWLAWAYVLLRIAHSIWQATVNLVNVRFLLFVASTICLLIMAMNAFFTTFV; encoded by the coding sequence ATGAGCACTGCAATTTTGGCGCCAGCGGCCCTGCTGGTCATCTGGTCAATCATCATGCTGTTCTGGATGGCCGGCACGCGGCTTCCTGCGGCCAAGAAAATGGGATTGGATATAACCGCGAAGCCCGGTGGGCGCGGGCCTGACATCGATCCCAACATGCCCGACAAAGTCGCATGGAAGTCCCACAATTACACCCATTTGATGGAGCAACCGACTCTATTTTACGCCACCGTCATCATCCTGGCGATCGCCGAGGCAGGAACCGGGATCAACCTGTGGCTGGCATGGGCTTATGTTTTGCTGCGGATTGCTCACAGCATCTGGCAGGCGACGGTCAATCTCGTCAATGTTCGCTTTTTGCTGTTCGTGGCATCGACCATCTGTCTGCTGATCATGGCTATGAATGCGTTTTTCACGACTTTTGTTTGA
- a CDS encoding MAPEG family protein, translating into MENSPILQPVVALILWTMLIWLWMYATRLPAMSKAKVDPDKLSRESTAGGLDALLPPEVQWKAHNYNHLLTEPTLFYAVCIVLAIVGQGDGLNLTIAWAYVGLRVVHSLIQTTVNKILYRFLVFALSSLCIIALAIHAALAVFH; encoded by the coding sequence ATGGAAAATAGTCCTATCTTACAGCCGGTTGTGGCGCTCATATTGTGGACGATGCTGATATGGCTGTGGATGTATGCCACGCGTCTACCAGCGATGAGCAAGGCGAAGGTTGATCCCGACAAACTGAGCCGCGAATCCACCGCTGGTGGTCTGGACGCCCTGCTGCCACCGGAAGTGCAGTGGAAGGCGCATAATTATAATCACCTGCTCACCGAACCGACACTATTCTATGCTGTGTGTATCGTGTTGGCGATTGTCGGACAAGGAGACGGTCTGAACCTGACCATCGCATGGGCTTATGTTGGTTTGCGCGTCGTGCACAGCCTGATCCAGACGACCGTGAACAAGATCTTGTACCGCTTTTTGGTGTTTGCATTGTCCAGCCTGTGTATTATCGCTCTGGCCATCCACGCAGCGCTTGCGGTGTTCCACTAA
- a CDS encoding nitrilase-related carbon-nitrogen hydrolase, with the protein MPNLLNVAIVQAAPIPLCIDKGIEQAVSLSREASDQGARMIGFGETFLGGYPIWLDEAPGAALWDHPGSKALHRILMDQAIVENDPRLEPLQELADAKKLCISIGVHERLRSSLYNNQMLFRPDMPVLNHRKLVPTHGERLIWNRGDGSTIDVHQADWGRAGNLICWEHWMPLARAAMHNLREDVHVAAWPTVRETYQIASRHYAFEGGCHVLAAGTLLHRDDLLEGLKQAGGNAEAEALFNEIPDTQLQFGQSIIVAPDATVLAEAGEQDMILTAEIDLDAGKEAKAALDVDGHYSRADVFDLTVDTRSKAGVNWSED; encoded by the coding sequence ATGCCCAACCTTTTGAATGTCGCAATAGTCCAGGCGGCACCGATCCCCCTGTGCATCGACAAGGGCATCGAACAGGCGGTCAGTCTTAGCCGTGAGGCCAGCGACCAGGGCGCGCGGATGATTGGCTTTGGCGAGACATTTCTGGGCGGCTATCCGATCTGGCTCGACGAGGCACCGGGGGCTGCGTTGTGGGACCATCCGGGCAGCAAGGCCTTGCACCGTATCCTCATGGATCAGGCGATCGTCGAGAATGACCCGCGACTGGAGCCGCTGCAAGAGTTGGCCGATGCGAAGAAGCTCTGCATTTCCATCGGCGTGCATGAACGGTTGCGCTCTAGCCTTTACAATAACCAGATGCTGTTCCGTCCGGACATGCCGGTGCTAAACCATCGCAAGCTGGTCCCGACCCATGGCGAGCGCCTGATCTGGAACCGTGGTGACGGCTCGACCATTGATGTGCATCAGGCGGACTGGGGCCGCGCGGGGAACCTGATTTGCTGGGAGCACTGGATGCCGCTCGCCCGCGCCGCGATGCATAACTTGCGCGAAGACGTCCATGTCGCCGCCTGGCCGACGGTAAGAGAAACCTATCAGATTGCCTCGCGCCATTATGCCTTTGAAGGCGGATGCCATGTGCTGGCGGCAGGCACATTGCTGCACCGGGATGACTTGCTCGAAGGCCTGAAACAGGCCGGCGGTAATGCTGAAGCAGAAGCACTGTTCAATGAAATTCCGGATACGCAGCTACAATTTGGGCAAAGCATCATTGTCGCGCCCGATGCGACTGTCCTGGCAGAAGCGGGCGAACAGGACATGATCCTGACCGCTGAGATCGACCTTGATGCCGGTAAAGAGGCAAAGGCTGCGCTGGATGTTGACGGTCATTACTCCAGAGCGGACGTGTTTGACCTGACGGTTGATACGCGGTCAAAGGCCGGCGTGAACTGGTCCGAAGACTAG
- a CDS encoding class I SAM-dependent RNA methyltransferase, producing MSTETDSNLILRVAAKGDGVTADGRHVAFSAPFDRLNEEGGLIKGPHHVDPPCQHFKECGGCSLQQLDDESYAQFVIDRVAYALEGQGLSAGILHPPQISKPHSRIRASLRAAMMGKSFKLGFSGAGSHRIVDLKQCEIMRPELFAVIGPLRSFLKSVARRKHDMNVEMSLSDQGVDLCIKNYEPESLEQREALAAFAQANNLARLSVDNGYGPETQWEPEPVTVTFNGIAVALPHNSFLQPTGDGKAALVAAMLETIGDTKLVADLFAGLGTFTFALGDSHKVYAAEGSRDAIGALKMAANLSGRQIFTEHRDLFRRPLSPEELNRFGAVILDPPRAGARDQIAQIAQSDVPKICYISCNPASFARDAKQLCDAGYKLDSLWPVGQFLWSTHVELVSSFTKA from the coding sequence ATGAGCACTGAAACCGATTCCAATCTTATCTTACGTGTCGCGGCCAAAGGCGACGGTGTCACCGCTGATGGCCGCCACGTCGCCTTTTCGGCACCGTTTGATCGGCTGAACGAGGAAGGTGGCCTGATAAAAGGACCGCATCACGTCGATCCGCCTTGCCAGCATTTCAAGGAATGCGGTGGGTGTAGCCTGCAACAGCTGGATGACGAGAGTTATGCGCAGTTTGTGATTGATCGTGTCGCTTATGCGCTGGAGGGGCAGGGGCTTAGTGCAGGAATACTGCATCCGCCGCAGATATCGAAACCGCACAGTCGAATTAGAGCCAGTTTACGAGCAGCGATGATGGGTAAGAGCTTCAAGCTCGGGTTTAGCGGCGCGGGTAGTCACCGGATTGTTGACCTCAAGCAGTGCGAAATCATGCGGCCTGAGCTTTTTGCCGTGATTGGTCCATTGCGCAGTTTTTTGAAATCGGTGGCGCGGCGCAAGCATGACATGAATGTCGAGATGAGCCTGTCCGACCAGGGTGTCGATCTTTGTATCAAAAATTATGAGCCAGAAAGCCTGGAGCAACGCGAGGCACTGGCGGCCTTTGCGCAGGCCAACAATCTGGCCCGACTTTCCGTCGATAATGGTTATGGTCCCGAAACCCAGTGGGAACCGGAGCCGGTTACTGTAACATTTAACGGCATTGCGGTAGCCTTGCCGCATAACAGCTTCCTGCAACCCACTGGTGACGGTAAAGCCGCATTGGTCGCTGCTATGCTGGAAACCATCGGTGATACAAAATTGGTCGCGGATCTGTTTGCTGGTCTGGGCACGTTCACATTTGCACTTGGTGACAGTCACAAGGTCTATGCCGCTGAAGGTTCTCGTGACGCAATTGGCGCGTTGAAAATGGCGGCGAACCTGTCCGGTCGCCAGATATTCACGGAGCATCGTGATCTGTTCCGGCGTCCGCTTAGTCCGGAGGAATTGAACCGATTTGGAGCGGTGATACTAGATCCTCCCCGTGCCGGTGCCCGCGATCAGATCGCCCAGATCGCGCAATCGGATGTGCCGAAGATTTGCTACATCAGTTGCAATCCCGCAAGCTTTGCGCGCGATGCGAAGCAACTTTGTGATGCGGGGTATAAGCTGGATTCGCTTTGGCCTGTGGGTCAGTTTCTATGGTCGACGCATGTGGAGCTGGTATCCAGCTTTACCAAGGCATAG
- a CDS encoding NAD(P)H-hydrate dehydratase, with protein MAVLNHGHILTAAQMQAAEQRLIDNGTSVIELMHRAGTGAADYIWRAAPHCPTLILCGPGNNGGDGYVIAQALLEKETDVAIAASGEPTTNAAKNAKSLWQGQTFALDDARPAKQFIDCLFGTGLTRPVSGTLLDHHQRLFNEAERRVAIDLPSGIETDTGAILNPVSRYDLTIALGAFKPAHYLAPACGLMGGLAGVDIGVDAASAVQLLARPTIEPPKTDDHKYTRGLVAVVAGSMPGAAKLSGLAAQRSGAGYVKIFAETGFSSPNHSIVVEPHENGAQLQGQLSDDRIAIIVIGPGLGRDSHAERLLDLVLDIDKPVLLDADALILLGKTDLNRLKDRSAPVIMTPHAGEFAALSENDKGSKIDLTRILASESGAVVVHKGNNSVIADPEGTAALAPASSSWLSTAGTGDVLVGMIAARFANEKDVFLAAKQGQWLHSRAAKLAGPAFSPEILIDHIPKALQECL; from the coding sequence GTGGCCGTGCTCAATCATGGGCATATCCTGACAGCTGCACAGATGCAGGCAGCTGAGCAGCGCTTGATAGATAATGGAACATCGGTGATCGAGTTGATGCACAGGGCGGGAACCGGTGCGGCTGATTACATCTGGCGCGCGGCACCGCATTGCCCAACATTGATACTATGCGGTCCCGGGAATAATGGCGGCGATGGATATGTCATCGCCCAGGCGTTGTTGGAAAAAGAGACGGATGTTGCCATAGCAGCGAGCGGCGAACCTACGACGAATGCGGCGAAAAATGCAAAATCTCTGTGGCAGGGACAAACATTTGCCTTGGACGATGCGCGACCAGCAAAACAATTTATCGATTGCCTGTTCGGAACTGGATTGACCCGACCTGTGAGTGGCACCTTATTGGATCACCACCAACGTCTGTTCAACGAAGCCGAGCGACGGGTAGCGATTGATCTTCCCAGCGGTATTGAAACCGATACCGGGGCGATACTTAATCCGGTGTCCCGATATGACCTGACTATTGCGCTAGGAGCGTTCAAACCAGCGCACTATCTTGCACCAGCTTGTGGACTAATGGGAGGCTTGGCCGGGGTCGACATTGGCGTAGATGCCGCTTCGGCGGTCCAATTACTGGCGCGACCCACAATAGAGCCGCCCAAGACAGACGACCATAAATATACAAGAGGACTGGTTGCTGTTGTCGCTGGCAGCATGCCGGGAGCGGCCAAATTATCTGGCTTGGCCGCGCAGCGCTCAGGAGCAGGTTATGTGAAGATATTTGCGGAAACCGGTTTTTCGTCGCCCAACCATAGTATTGTTGTCGAACCTCATGAGAATGGAGCGCAGCTCCAAGGGCAATTGTCCGATGACAGGATCGCGATCATTGTGATCGGGCCCGGGCTTGGCCGTGATAGCCATGCGGAAAGGCTGCTGGATCTGGTTTTGGATATCGACAAGCCGGTTTTGCTCGATGCCGATGCTTTGATCCTTTTAGGGAAAACAGATCTCAACCGTTTGAAAGACCGATCAGCACCAGTCATTATGACCCCACATGCCGGTGAATTTGCGGCATTGTCTGAAAACGACAAAGGATCGAAAATCGACCTTACGAGAATATTGGCCAGCGAAAGCGGTGCCGTTGTTGTTCACAAAGGCAATAATAGCGTGATCGCTGATCCCGAAGGCACCGCGGCTTTGGCACCTGCATCATCAAGCTGGCTTTCCACTGCGGGAACAGGCGATGTTCTGGTGGGTATGATCGCCGCCCGCTTTGCGAACGAGAAAGATGTTTTTCTGGCAGCAAAGCAGGGGCAATGGTTACACAGCCGCGCGGCTAAACTAGCCGGACCTGCCTTTTCGCCGGAGATACTGATTGATCATATCCCGAAAGCGCTACAAGAGTGCCTATGA